TAAAACATTGGGAATTGAAGCCGTGAAAATTGCCGTGCGGAAAAACGGTGAAACAGATTCCCTGGAAGAAATAAGAAAGTTATTGTCGTGAGCTCGGATAAAGCCTCTGACTTTTACGAACGAGTGTATGAAGTGGTAGCCCGGATACCTCAGGGTAAAGTGACTTCTTACGGAGCGATTGCCCGATATCTTGGAGTGGAGTCCGGAGCAAGGATGGTTGGTTATGCAATGAATAACTACCGGAGCTATGACTTAGGTTACGAATTACCGGCACATCGGGTATTAAACAGATTGGGTCAGCTTACCGGTCGTGCTCATTTTGAAGGAGATACCATGAAAGAGCGACTGCAACAGGAGGGCGTTCAATTTAAAGAAGATTATACCGTTGATATTGAACACCACTTTTGGAATCCCATGGAATTATCTGAGAAAGTATGAAGACTGTAATAAGCAGTATTGTCCTGATATTGATGAGCCTGTCCTTTTCAGGTGATGAGATTCTTGTAGATGCTACAGCTGATCAAATTATGGCAAAGGTGGAAGAGTACAAAGGTGAGAAGCCGGTTTTGATGAATTTCTGGGCAACGTGGTGTGCTCCCTGCATCGAAGAATTTCCCTACCTGATGGAGCTTAATGAGAAATATGAGGGGGATTTTAAACTGATTTTTGTTTCCGGTGATTTCAGGGAAGCCCGCGATGAGGCTGAAAAATTCCTGAAGGAACAAGGCGTGGATTTTGAAACCTATTTTAAAGTGGGCAAAGACAATGAATTCATAACAACGATTTCTAATGATTGGACGGGTGCACTTCCTTTTACCATTGTGTATAATAAACAGGGAGAGGTAACGGCTTCATGGGAAGGAAAAGCTGAACTGGAGACTTTTGAATCGGAACTACTTAATGTCATAAATGAGGACTAAGCCATGAAAAAATTGATAAAATTTGTCACGGGATTTTCGGCCGTTTTGGTTTTAACCGCCTTTGCTCAAATGCAATCAACCAATAGTCTCGAAATTGGTGATAAAGCTCCCCAGATAAATCAGGAAGTGGAAGATACTTCGGGTAGAACACTGACATTGGCCGGAGTAGCCGGAGATAAGGGGCTTCTTGTGGTGTTTTCTTGCAATACTTGTCCATGGGTAGCTAAATGGGAAGACCGGTATAATGGCCTGGCCGCGCTTGCTGAAGCTAACGATATTGGGATGATCGCTCTGAACCCAAACGAGCGTATCCGAAACCGGGGAGAATCGATGGAAGACATGAAAAAACGTGCTCAGAAACAGGATTATGAATTTCCTTATGCACTGGATGAGAATCACGTGATTGCCGATGCCTTTGGGGCAACACGCACACCTGAAGTCTTTCTTTTTGATGAGAATTTAACGCTGGTATATCATGGGGCTATAGATGATAATGCTGATGATGCCAATGCAGTGGAGGCAACGTACGCCGCAGATGCTATAAATCAGCTTATGAGCGGAAATGAAATCAGTACAAAAGAAACCCGCTCGCTTGGATGTACCATAAAGCGAACCAAGTAATTTTACTGAAAAACCCGTAATTTTGAGCCACGCCACAACGTGGCTTTTTTTATTGAATGATATCTCTAATTAATGATATCAAAATTACAGACTATATAATGCCAACCTGGACGCTACATACAGAATTTAAATTTGATGCTGCCCATTTTATCGAAGGATATGATGGGAAGTGCGGTAGAATGCATGGGCATTCTTACAAAGTGAAGATGACGGCTAAATCCAATAAGTTAAATCCTTCCCAATATTTGGAAACCCCGGATATGGTATGCGACTTCAAAGAACTGAAGTGGGCAGCCAAAGACTCAGAAAAGGGTGGGTTTGATCATGGATTTTTAAATGAACTGATGCCCGAGAATACGACGGCAGAGCGGATTGCTGAATTCATCCACAAAGAAACCAAAAGCCGGATTCCCGGAGAAATTGAGTTAACAGTTACGGTTTGGGAAACAGAAACCAGCTGGGTAGAATACACCGATAAAGATGTTTAAAACCGAAAATCATAACAATCTGCTTACAGATGCAAAAGACTTCCTGGAAGTGGAATATCCGGTGATGGAACATTTTTATACCATTCAGGGAGAAGGAGCCCACACGGGCCGGGCGTCATACTTTATTCGTACGGCAGGTTGTGATGTGAATTGCTGGTGGTGTGACGTTAAAGATAGCTGGGAAGAGGAAGGACACCCTAAGTTAACGGTTGGTGAGTTGGTAGATGCAGCTAAAGAAAGCGGAGCACCATTTGTTGTGATTACCGGGGGAGAGCCTCTTTTGCATGATTTATTACCGCTTACCCTTGGGTTAAAATCAGCCGGATTGCAGGTTCATATAGAAACCAGTGGTTCATCCCCATTATCAGGGCAGTTGGATTGGATCACCCTGTCGCCCAAACGGTTCAAAAAACCCACCGAAGAAGTATTTGCCTATGTGGATGAACTAAAGGTGGTTGTACTCACTAATAAAGATTTAAAGTGGGCAGAAGAGAACGCTGAAAAATGCCCGGCAGGAACAAAGCTGCTGCTCCAGCCTGAGTGGGAGACTCCGAAATCCATAGATCTGATTGTGGACTATGTGAAGGAAAACCCGGAATGGGGTATTAGTCTTCAGACGCATAAATTTTTAAAAGTACCGTAACAGTACCATGTCATTCAGCAACCAATCGGTAATTATAACAGGGGGCAGTAAAGGGATAGGCCTTTCTATTGCCAGGGTGTTTGCACGAAAAACAAATCACTCCCTTGTCTTAATTGCCCGAAATGAACAAGAATTAGCCGAAGCTAAAGAGGAATGTATTTCGGCCGGAGCTTCGAGGGTTGAAACTCTTTCCCTGGATATCACTAATGAGGACAAGATAGGGGAGATCGATTTTGGGAAGCTCAATCCGGGCGTTTTGATTAACAATGCCGGTTCATTCTTATTTAAAAAATTGGAGGATACATCCAATGAAGAGTTTGTATCCCAGTTTCAAATAAATGCTGCCGGTGCATTTAATCTCACAAAAGCTGTACTTCCTGAACTGAAGAACAAGGAAAGGGGGTTAATTGTAAATATAAGCTCTGTGGGAGCTTTGAGGGGTTTAAAAGACAGTGGGGCATACTCTATGTCCAAACATGCCTTGTTGGGCTACACACGCTCTCTCAGAAAAGAATTGATGGGTACAAATGTAGCTGTTACGGCCATTAATCTTGGTCAGACATACTCAACATCCTGGCATGAAGTTGATATCGATCCCATCAAGCTTATTGATCCTGAAGACGTTGGAAGGCTCATTGTATCTCTTTCAGAATTGAGCAGCAGAAGCGTTGCCGAAGAAATTACCTTGATGCCTCAGGGTGGAGAGGTGGCTCCGATGTAACTATTTCTATACCTCAATTCCAGTCTCAAGTCTTGTGGTACCTGAATGATCGAATACTCAAATAACCCTTCCAGGGTTAAGGCAATGATCCTTATTAAGGCAAAGGGGTTTAACCCTGGAAGGGTTATAGGGGATAAATCGAATATGAAAAGTATTAAAACTTCCTTAATCTACATCCAACCTAATTTTTATTTCGTAGATTGATTCGAGCCCGGTTAGGCATTGCAAAAAAAGAACCAATACGGTAATTTTTTCTGCGAATATTAAAATTTTTTAATTATGTTTTGTAACAATTGAAAAATAGATCACTCTTGTGATCAAGAAAAAACCAAACAACACTAAATAATTTCTAATTTACTTTGATGCAGTTATTACTAAAATTTGTATCAGATAAATTGAAAACAGTTTAACAAACACAAAACAACACTACAATAGGAGATCATCATGGGTCAACAACAATTACT
The nucleotide sequence above comes from Gracilimonas sp.. Encoded proteins:
- a CDS encoding MGMT family protein, with the protein product MSSDKASDFYERVYEVVARIPQGKVTSYGAIARYLGVESGARMVGYAMNNYRSYDLGYELPAHRVLNRLGQLTGRAHFEGDTMKERLQQEGVQFKEDYTVDIEHHFWNPMELSEKV
- a CDS encoding TlpA disulfide reductase family protein, producing MKTVISSIVLILMSLSFSGDEILVDATADQIMAKVEEYKGEKPVLMNFWATWCAPCIEEFPYLMELNEKYEGDFKLIFVSGDFREARDEAEKFLKEQGVDFETYFKVGKDNEFITTISNDWTGALPFTIVYNKQGEVTASWEGKAELETFESELLNVINED
- a CDS encoding thioredoxin family protein produces the protein MKKLIKFVTGFSAVLVLTAFAQMQSTNSLEIGDKAPQINQEVEDTSGRTLTLAGVAGDKGLLVVFSCNTCPWVAKWEDRYNGLAALAEANDIGMIALNPNERIRNRGESMEDMKKRAQKQDYEFPYALDENHVIADAFGATRTPEVFLFDENLTLVYHGAIDDNADDANAVEATYAADAINQLMSGNEISTKETRSLGCTIKRTK
- a CDS encoding 6-carboxytetrahydropterin synthase, producing the protein MPTWTLHTEFKFDAAHFIEGYDGKCGRMHGHSYKVKMTAKSNKLNPSQYLETPDMVCDFKELKWAAKDSEKGGFDHGFLNELMPENTTAERIAEFIHKETKSRIPGEIELTVTVWETETSWVEYTDKDV
- a CDS encoding 7-carboxy-7-deazaguanine synthase QueE; amino-acid sequence: MFKTENHNNLLTDAKDFLEVEYPVMEHFYTIQGEGAHTGRASYFIRTAGCDVNCWWCDVKDSWEEEGHPKLTVGELVDAAKESGAPFVVITGGEPLLHDLLPLTLGLKSAGLQVHIETSGSSPLSGQLDWITLSPKRFKKPTEEVFAYVDELKVVVLTNKDLKWAEENAEKCPAGTKLLLQPEWETPKSIDLIVDYVKENPEWGISLQTHKFLKVP
- a CDS encoding SDR family oxidoreductase yields the protein MSFSNQSVIITGGSKGIGLSIARVFARKTNHSLVLIARNEQELAEAKEECISAGASRVETLSLDITNEDKIGEIDFGKLNPGVLINNAGSFLFKKLEDTSNEEFVSQFQINAAGAFNLTKAVLPELKNKERGLIVNISSVGALRGLKDSGAYSMSKHALLGYTRSLRKELMGTNVAVTAINLGQTYSTSWHEVDIDPIKLIDPEDVGRLIVSLSELSSRSVAEEITLMPQGGEVAPM